The Euzebya rosea DNA segment ACTGGCTGACGACCGTGGCGAACAGGACGGCCACGAGCAGCCCGGCGACGGCGAAGGCCTTCATCGACACCTTGGGTCGATCGGCGAGCTGTGCCCGGTCGAGGTCCTGCGCACCGTGCACGAGGTCGGGACGGGCCGCCAGCACGGCGCCGACGGCCAGCGCGGTCAGCACCGCCTCGCCCACCCCGATCAGCAGGTGCACGCCCACCATCGCGCCGAACACGGTGTCGAAGGCCACGGGGGCCGACGCGCCGAACAGCCACTCCAGGGAGAACGCCATGGACGACAGCACGACCGAGGCCAACGCCGCCACGCCGGAGGCGGCCACGACGCCGCTGCCGTTGGCGGGCAGGATCCGACGCATCAGCACGAACACGCCGTAGCCACCGAACGACGTCACCACGGCCATGTTCAGCACGTTGTAGCCCAGCGCCGTCAGGCCGCCGTCGGCGAACCCCAGGGCCTGCACGATCACCACGACGGTGACGACCAGCGCACCCATCCACGGGCCCAGCAGGATCGCCGCCAGCGCGCCGCCGAGCAGGTGTCCGGTCGTGCCGGCCGCCACGGGGAAGTTGAACATCTGCGCGGCGAAGACGAACGCCGCCGCGATGCCGGCCAACGGGATCTGCTTGTCGCGCAGCCGGTCACGCGTCTGCCGCAGCGCCACCGCGACGGCCCCCGTGCTGATCGCCCCCGTCGCCACGGCAGTGCCTGCGGTCAGGAACCCATCTGGTGCATGCACGGCATGCCTTTCACCTCGGTCCGGCTGTGCTGCCACCGAGTCTGCCCTTGTTGCGAACCGTTCGCAATGACTGTCGTCGTGGGTGCCGAGCGGTCCTCAGCCGGCAGTGTCACCGCATGCGGCGCAGCGGCCGCGGACCGTCAGGTCGACCTGGTCGACCGCGAACCCGTGGCCGTCCTGGAGGTGGTCGCGCACGGTCTGCACCAGCGTCCCGACGTGGTGGTCCACCGCGCCGCACTCGGTGCAGACCAGGTGGAAGTCGTCGTCGGGGTGGGTGATCTCCCAGCGGCCTGCTGGGTCGTCGCCCAGCCGTGACTGCCGGACCAGCTCGAGCTCCTCGAACAGGGTGAGGGTGCGGTAGACCGACGCGAGGTTCACGCTGGCGTCCTGCTGCTCGACCCGGTCGGCCAGCTCCTCAGCCGTCAGGTGGTCGTCGGCATCCACGAGGGCCGCCCACACCGCGGTGCGGGGACGGGTGATGCGATGCCCGCCGGCCCGCAGCACCGCTTCGACATCCTGCGCCGTCATGTGGTCGAAGCCTCCATGGGTCGAGCATAGATCCGCGCCCGGTCCGTCGTTTCCCCACGGGTACGCGTCAGCCCGGTTGGTCGGCCCCTCGTCGCCCTCGGGCGTCATGGGCAGCCGGACTTCTCGGCTCGTGACGTGCCCGCGCACTACCGTCGAGGGTCATGACCGCTCGCCAGAGGACCTGGGCCATCGCCGTCGGCGTGGCTGTTGTCGTCGTGCTCGCCGCCGGCGGGTTCGCCGCCGTCAAGGCGCAGGACCTCCCGCCCGGCACCACGCTGGCGGGTGAACCCGTCGGCGACCCGGCCGCGGCGGTCGAGACGGCCGAGCGGATCGGCCAGCGGCTCGTGTCCATGCCGGTCGTGGTCGCCACCGGCGAGGAACGGGCAGAGGTCACCGCTGGCGCGCTCGGTGTCAGCTTCGACGTCCAGGGCGTCGCCCGCGCCGCCGAGAACGCCACGGGCCTTGACGACTGGCTCGCGCGAGTGAGCGGTGGTGAGGCGACCGTGCTGCCCGTCGGCCTGTTCTTCACCACCGGTGACACCGACGAGCTGGCGGCGCGACTGTCCAGCGAGCCAACCGACGGGGCGATCGAGATCACCGCGTCGGGCCTCCGCGTGACCGACGCGGTCGTGGGGATCGACGTGACCCCCACCATGATCAGCGAGGGCTTCCGCACCGCCGTCGCCGCGCTGGAGACCACCCCCTTCGCGGAGTGGCCGGCCAGCCTCCAGGTCCAGATCGAGGCCGACGAGGTCCAGCCGAGGATCACCCAGGTGAGCGTCGACGCCGCCGTCGAGCGGATCGAGGCGCTCACCGACACGCCCATCACCCTGCAGGCCCAGGCCGTTCCCGAGGACGCCCAGACCGTCGACGGGGTCGGCGTGCCGCTGCGGGAGACCATCGACGTCGAGCTCGGCGAGCAGGCGCTGGTCCAGCTGCTGGCGGTCGAGCAGGACCCCGACGCCATCGAACGCCAGCGCCTGCGCATCGTGCCGTCGGCGGCCAACCCGCCGCCTGCGCTGACCGCGTTCCTCGACCGTGCCGCCATCGGCCCGCTGCCCCGGATGCACGTCGAGGACCGCTCGCCCACCCCGACCAAGGACCCGCTCCCCGATCCGGGCAGCGGCGGCCCCGCCGACAACCCGGCCTACGGTGACGTCAGCACGGTGACTGGACGTCTGGTCAGCGAGGTCGGCGAACCGGGCCTCGACCCGGACCTCGACGCCACCGTCGAGGCGATCGTCGCCGCCATGGAGGCCGATCAGCCGACGGCCGAGGTGCAGGGGGAGGAGGTCACCGAGCCCGTCGACCCGGCTGACCTCGGCATCGTCGCGCCGGTCAGCACGTGGACC contains these protein-coding regions:
- a CDS encoding Fur family transcriptional regulator, which encodes MTAQDVEAVLRAGGHRITRPRTAVWAALVDADDHLTAEELADRVEQQDASVNLASVYRTLTLFEELELVRQSRLGDDPAGRWEITHPDDDFHLVCTECGAVDHHVGTLVQTVRDHLQDGHGFAVDQVDLTVRGRCAACGDTAG
- a CDS encoding VanW family protein; the encoded protein is MTARQRTWAIAVGVAVVVVLAAGGFAAVKAQDLPPGTTLAGEPVGDPAAAVETAERIGQRLVSMPVVVATGEERAEVTAGALGVSFDVQGVARAAENATGLDDWLARVSGGEATVLPVGLFFTTGDTDELAARLSSEPTDGAIEITASGLRVTDAVVGIDVTPTMISEGFRTAVAALETTPFAEWPASLQVQIEADEVQPRITQVSVDAAVERIEALTDTPITLQAQAVPEDAQTVDGVGVPLRETIDVELGEQALVQLLAVEQDPDAIERQRLRIVPSAANPPPALTAFLDRAAIGPLPRMHVEDRSPTPTKDPLPDPGSGGPADNPAYGDVSTVTGRLVSEVGEPGLDPDLDATVEAIVAAMEADQPTAEVQGEEVTEPVDPADLGIVAPVSTWTTFYEPGQARVTNIHRIAEIVDGMLVPPGGNLDINHAVGERTREGGFVEAGAILEGEFIDDVGGGVSQFGTTFFNAMWFSGIDIITHTPHSFWFDRYPAGREATIDYPGVDLELNNNTPHWILVDTAVTDDSVTVTFWSTPWFEVETTMGPREQTAEGFRMSISRIATPQEGAVDTDTFRVDYKLP
- a CDS encoding energy-coupling factor ABC transporter permease, with amino-acid sequence MHAPDGFLTAGTAVATGAISTGAVAVALRQTRDRLRDKQIPLAGIAAAFVFAAQMFNFPVAAGTTGHLLGGALAAILLGPWMGALVVTVVVIVQALGFADGGLTALGYNVLNMAVVTSFGGYGVFVLMRRILPANGSGVVAASGVAALASVVLSSMAFSLEWLFGASAPVAFDTVFGAMVGVHLLIGVGEAVLTALAVGAVLAARPDLVHGAQDLDRAQLADRPKVSMKAFAVAGLLVAVLFATVVSQFAASDPDGLERVAEDLEFVEQGEEHSLAGGIFADYATAGIDNEQLSLAVAGVTGLVLVLLVGGGLLLAVRGSRRARGDTPDVGRTPTEV